From one Pseudobdellovibrionaceae bacterium genomic stretch:
- a CDS encoding twitch domain-containing radical SAM protein — MSSKLPEIFCYMPWTSLALLPDGRISACCVSSSKGLELGDSKVGDTLLDVWKGEKLKVIRRQFLAGEWPASCVACKVRHEEGYISHKDYFFATLKRYDLVESVDLVGDDPPLLNLDLSFSNLCNLACRMCSSQYSTKWISIDQHLAQEGHEYRSTVDQELNGRESDLETVKSIEQSFGSLRFITVKGGEPLLAKNFIPFLQSLDKRGHSSNIDLTIVTNGTVAPNEELLSLLAKFKKVVLSISVDGVGRLFNYIRGGRGHDLTLVENSIQKYQTLNNAYLDIYPVVQAYNVFDIENIFDWSRRVKCHASFRALIKFPHCLQVGVLPKPLRQLAQEKLRSFLKKIENEEQNFNEIEHLIRVLDVSIEPKYFDQFLRYTRELDKYHQIHLEDIVPEFKGILTSNLT, encoded by the coding sequence GTGAGTAGTAAACTGCCAGAGATCTTCTGCTATATGCCCTGGACCTCCTTGGCACTCCTGCCTGATGGGCGGATCTCCGCCTGCTGTGTCTCATCGAGTAAAGGTTTGGAGCTCGGTGACTCCAAGGTGGGGGACACCCTTTTGGACGTGTGGAAGGGAGAAAAACTCAAAGTCATCAGACGGCAGTTTCTTGCCGGTGAGTGGCCAGCGTCCTGCGTTGCATGCAAAGTCCGGCACGAAGAAGGCTATATCTCTCATAAGGACTATTTTTTCGCGACCTTAAAGCGTTACGACTTGGTGGAATCGGTAGATTTGGTTGGCGATGATCCACCTCTCTTGAATCTCGATCTGTCCTTTTCAAACCTTTGCAACCTCGCCTGCCGTATGTGCAGCTCACAGTACAGCACTAAATGGATATCCATTGATCAACACTTGGCACAAGAGGGACATGAGTACCGATCAACCGTGGACCAGGAACTCAATGGACGTGAATCTGATCTGGAAACTGTAAAAAGTATTGAGCAATCATTTGGCAGCCTGCGCTTTATCACTGTGAAAGGTGGGGAGCCACTTCTGGCCAAGAACTTTATTCCGTTTCTCCAGAGCCTTGATAAAAGAGGCCACTCCTCGAACATTGATTTAACGATTGTCACCAATGGCACCGTAGCTCCGAATGAGGAACTCCTTTCTCTACTAGCAAAGTTCAAAAAAGTTGTCCTTTCCATTAGTGTTGATGGCGTTGGGCGCTTGTTTAACTATATTCGCGGGGGGCGAGGCCATGACCTGACTCTGGTTGAAAATTCGATCCAGAAGTACCAAACCCTGAACAACGCCTATCTGGACATCTACCCAGTTGTTCAGGCATATAATGTTTTTGATATCGAGAACATTTTTGATTGGAGCCGCCGGGTTAAATGCCATGCGAGCTTCAGAGCACTCATCAAATTTCCCCATTGTCTGCAGGTAGGTGTCCTGCCAAAGCCACTTAGGCAATTAGCTCAAGAGAAACTCCGCTCATTTCTGAAAAAAATAGAAAACGAGGAACAAAACTTCAACGAGATCGAGCATCTTATAAGAGTATTGGACGTGAGTATAGAGCCCAAATACTTCGACCAGTTCCTTCGCTACACTCGAGAGCTGGATAAATACCACCAAATCCATCTAGAAGACATCGTCCCCGAATTCAAAGGCATACTAACCAGTAACCTAACTTGA
- a CDS encoding proline--tRNA ligase, whose product MKWSKAFIYTLKESPADAEIPSHKLMVRGGYIKKLAPGIFTYGPLALKAIRKFEKIVREEHDSRGAVELLMPMVQPKELWEETNRWSEMGDGLLKFENRNGHGFCLGATHEEVITDYVRRDVKSYRDLPVTLYQVQTKFRDEIRPRFGLMRGREFIMKDAYSFDLTPEEARKSYDVMYDCYSAIFRRLGVEFRVVQADSGNIGGSLSHEFQILAESGEDQLLVSSDGDFAANIEICPAEDANPEMPSGEDLRTLESFPTPGLKTIVDLSKATGVPDKGLVKTMFFSAADGATDDLKPVAVLLRGSDEVNPIKVKNLLGLANPPELLTDKEVQGITGAWPGSCGPVGLKIPIYMDKAVENMRNYMVGANKDDEHLRHVNHGRDYQVTKVGDLRMAREGDKSPDGKGTLKAYRGIEVGHIFYLGTKYSKAMNASYLNTDGKLELIEMGCYGIGISRTVQAVIEQNNDKDGIVWPVSIAPFHVHICHLDPEDQEVNALAEKIYKELAAKGVDVLLDDRKERPGVKFKDADLLGMPLRLTIGARGLKDGGIEVVNRRTKDMAKVPPADIVEHVVTWLKENGWS is encoded by the coding sequence ATGAAATGGTCTAAGGCATTTATTTACACTCTCAAGGAGAGTCCTGCAGATGCGGAGATTCCCAGTCACAAATTGATGGTTCGGGGCGGCTATATCAAAAAGCTGGCCCCAGGAATTTTCACCTACGGTCCCCTGGCACTTAAGGCGATTCGTAAGTTCGAGAAGATCGTGCGCGAGGAGCATGACAGTAGGGGTGCGGTGGAGTTGTTGATGCCGATGGTGCAACCGAAAGAACTGTGGGAGGAGACCAACCGTTGGTCTGAGATGGGTGACGGCCTCCTCAAATTCGAAAACCGCAATGGCCATGGTTTTTGTCTTGGCGCCACCCACGAGGAAGTGATCACTGACTACGTTCGCAGGGATGTAAAGAGTTATCGAGACCTTCCAGTCACCCTCTATCAAGTTCAAACCAAGTTCCGGGATGAAATTCGCCCTCGCTTTGGACTCATGCGTGGCCGTGAATTCATTATGAAGGACGCCTATAGCTTTGATTTGACCCCGGAAGAGGCCCGTAAGAGTTACGACGTCATGTATGACTGCTACTCCGCCATTTTTCGCCGCTTGGGTGTGGAGTTCCGGGTTGTTCAGGCTGACAGTGGAAATATTGGTGGAAGTTTGTCCCATGAGTTTCAAATCCTTGCTGAAAGTGGCGAAGATCAGCTCCTGGTTTCCAGCGACGGAGATTTTGCGGCCAACATTGAAATTTGCCCCGCGGAGGATGCCAACCCAGAAATGCCATCTGGCGAAGACCTAAGGACATTGGAAAGCTTTCCGACTCCAGGACTCAAAACAATTGTCGATTTGTCCAAGGCCACAGGTGTGCCAGACAAGGGATTGGTCAAAACCATGTTCTTTTCAGCCGCAGATGGGGCCACGGATGATCTCAAGCCAGTTGCTGTCCTGTTGCGTGGGAGCGATGAGGTGAACCCCATCAAGGTGAAGAACCTCCTCGGCTTGGCCAATCCGCCCGAACTCCTGACCGACAAAGAGGTTCAAGGAATCACCGGAGCTTGGCCGGGGTCTTGCGGTCCTGTGGGTCTTAAAATTCCCATTTATATGGATAAGGCTGTGGAAAACATGCGCAACTACATGGTTGGCGCCAACAAGGATGACGAACACCTGCGCCACGTGAACCACGGGCGGGACTATCAGGTCACCAAGGTCGGAGATTTGCGCATGGCTCGCGAAGGAGACAAGTCTCCCGATGGCAAAGGCACTCTCAAGGCCTATCGCGGGATTGAAGTGGGCCACATTTTTTACCTGGGCACCAAGTACTCAAAGGCCATGAATGCCAGCTATTTGAATACCGATGGCAAGCTTGAGCTGATTGAGATGGGTTGCTACGGCATTGGTATATCCCGGACGGTCCAGGCCGTCATTGAACAGAATAACGACAAAGACGGAATTGTCTGGCCTGTGTCTATTGCTCCCTTTCATGTTCACATTTGCCACTTAGACCCTGAGGATCAGGAAGTAAACGCACTGGCGGAGAAGATCTACAAGGAACTCGCCGCCAAGGGTGTGGATGTGCTGCTCGACGACCGAAAAGAGCGGCCCGGCGTGAAGTTCAAAGATGCGGATCTGCTGGGCATGCCCTTGCGTCTGACGATTGGAGCCCGAGGCCTTAAGGACGGCGGCATTGAAGTCGTCAATCGCAGAACCAAGGATATGGCCAAAGTTCCCCCAGCGGACATTGTGGAACATGTGGTGACCTGGCTTAAGGAAAATGGGTGGTCCTAA
- the pyrF gene encoding orotidine-5'-phosphate decarboxylase, with the protein MFRGIKSPIFVALDVDEKSKALEVAKQVEPYVGGFKVGPRLCMKYGGDLVKELSELGHVFVDNKYFDIPNTMEHAIRATFRAGATFATVHAQSGTEALKRLAQVERELNRERPFRILVVTILTSFDQKGLPPTSNAIEIPEQVDLLAQLAMDSGLSGLVCSPHEVQRVKNHHPGAFVVTPGIRLREGDQGDQKRIMGPREAMQSGATALVVGRPIVDAENPAVAAERFFSEAQI; encoded by the coding sequence ATGTTTCGCGGAATTAAGTCGCCCATCTTTGTGGCTCTCGATGTGGACGAAAAATCTAAGGCGCTGGAAGTCGCCAAACAGGTTGAGCCCTATGTTGGCGGCTTCAAGGTGGGACCTCGATTATGCATGAAGTATGGCGGTGATCTGGTTAAGGAGCTGTCCGAGCTAGGTCATGTCTTTGTGGACAATAAATACTTCGACATTCCCAATACGATGGAGCACGCCATCCGGGCAACTTTTCGGGCCGGAGCCACATTTGCCACAGTCCATGCTCAATCAGGGACCGAGGCCCTCAAGCGTTTGGCTCAAGTGGAGCGTGAACTCAACCGGGAGCGCCCCTTTCGCATCCTGGTTGTGACGATTTTGACCAGCTTTGACCAGAAGGGACTTCCTCCAACCTCTAATGCCATTGAGATTCCCGAGCAGGTGGATTTGTTGGCTCAATTGGCGATGGATTCGGGACTTTCGGGATTGGTCTGTTCCCCTCACGAGGTCCAAAGGGTGAAGAATCATCACCCTGGAGCCTTTGTAGTCACACCGGGGATTCGTCTCCGTGAAGGGGATCAGGGGGATCAAAAACGGATCATGGGTCCTCGCGAAGCCATGCAGTCCGGGGCAACCGCCTTGGTCGTGGGTCGACCGATTGTTGATGCGGAGAACCCAGCGGTAGCTGCTGAAAGGTTCTTCTCTGAAGCTCAAATCTAG
- the tuf gene encoding elongation factor Tu: MSKEKFDRSKPHVNIGTIGHVDHGKTTLTAAITKVMNETYGGGAAVAFDQIDKAPEERERGITISTAHVEYETSNRHYAHVDCPGHADYVKNMITGAAQMDGAILVVSAADGPMPQTREHILLARQVGVPAIVVFMNKVDMVDDAELLELVELEIRELLSKYEFPGDDIPIVKGSALKALEGDSSDIGAPSVVKLMEEVDKYVPEPERLTDKPFLMPIEDVFSISGRGTVVTGRIERGIVKVGDEIEIIGLRPTTKTTVTGIEMFRKLLDEGRAGDNAGCLLRGTKKEEVERGQVLAIPGSITPHKKFKCEAYILTKEEGGRHTPFFNGYRPQFYFRTTDVTGVTTLKAGTEMVMPGDRVEMEVELIAPIAMEKELRFAIREGGRTVGAGVVTEVVE, translated from the coding sequence ATGTCAAAAGAGAAATTTGACCGATCCAAACCGCACGTCAACATCGGTACTATTGGACACGTTGACCACGGGAAAACGACTCTGACAGCTGCTATCACCAAAGTAATGAACGAAACATACGGTGGCGGAGCTGCGGTTGCTTTCGATCAAATCGATAAAGCTCCGGAAGAGCGTGAGCGCGGTATTACGATCTCAACTGCACACGTTGAGTACGAAACATCTAACCGCCACTACGCACACGTAGACTGTCCTGGTCACGCTGACTATGTGAAGAACATGATCACTGGTGCGGCTCAAATGGACGGTGCCATCCTGGTTGTTTCTGCTGCTGACGGCCCCATGCCTCAGACTCGTGAGCACATCCTGCTTGCTCGTCAGGTAGGTGTTCCTGCGATTGTTGTTTTCATGAACAAAGTTGACATGGTTGACGATGCTGAACTTCTTGAGCTGGTTGAGCTTGAAATTCGTGAGCTCCTCTCCAAGTATGAATTCCCTGGCGACGACATTCCGATCGTAAAGGGTTCTGCTTTGAAAGCTCTTGAGGGCGACTCTTCTGATATTGGAGCTCCTTCAGTTGTTAAGTTGATGGAAGAAGTTGATAAGTATGTTCCAGAACCGGAGCGTCTGACTGACAAGCCCTTCCTGATGCCAATCGAGGACGTGTTCTCAATTTCTGGTCGTGGTACTGTTGTAACAGGCCGGATTGAGCGCGGTATCGTCAAAGTTGGTGATGAAATCGAAATCATCGGTTTGCGTCCCACCACAAAGACGACTGTGACTGGAATTGAAATGTTCCGTAAACTTCTTGATGAAGGTCGCGCTGGTGACAACGCTGGTTGCTTGCTTCGTGGTACCAAGAAAGAAGAAGTTGAGCGCGGACAAGTATTGGCCATCCCTGGTTCAATCACTCCTCATAAGAAATTTAAGTGTGAAGCCTACATCCTGACTAAGGAAGAGGGCGGACGTCACACTCCTTTCTTCAATGGATATCGTCCCCAGTTTTACTTCAGAACAACTGACGTAACCGGCGTGACAACATTGAAGGCTGGAACTGAAATGGTTATGCCTGGTGACCGTGTGGAAATGGAAGTTGAGTTGATTGCTCCGATTGCGATGGAAAAGGAGCTGCGTTTTGCGATCCGTGAAGGTGGTCGTACTGTTGGTGCGGGCGTTGTAACGGAAGTAGTTGAGTAA
- the rlmB gene encoding 23S rRNA (guanosine(2251)-2'-O)-methyltransferase RlmB codes for MIGWHSVHEALRVRPGKIGQICLRSEGPVDQAYSNIESQAETYRIPVEKMKGSHFDYLGSGHQGVACRVLETPELDWDLLDEKEISILIVLDEIEDPHNLGAVMRTAWLMGADGILTPQVRSAELTPTVGKIASGGAEHIPVDTHANLPRALTLLKEKGFWIYGLEEKGSKDLWEVSFADKVALVVGSEGRGIRTSVRGQCDQFVSIFQRQKGASYNASVAASLALGEFFRQHKTP; via the coding sequence GTGATCGGCTGGCACTCCGTCCACGAGGCGCTGCGAGTGCGGCCGGGAAAAATTGGTCAAATCTGTCTGCGTAGCGAAGGCCCCGTCGATCAGGCCTACTCTAATATTGAATCTCAGGCGGAAACCTACCGAATTCCCGTGGAAAAGATGAAAGGCAGCCATTTTGACTACTTAGGTAGTGGACATCAGGGCGTTGCCTGCCGGGTTCTGGAGACTCCAGAGCTGGATTGGGACCTGCTCGATGAAAAAGAGATATCTATATTAATCGTCCTCGATGAAATCGAAGATCCCCATAATCTTGGTGCGGTGATGAGGACCGCCTGGCTTATGGGGGCCGATGGTATCTTGACCCCCCAGGTCCGCTCCGCCGAACTTACGCCCACCGTTGGCAAGATCGCCTCTGGGGGTGCTGAGCATATTCCGGTCGATACCCACGCCAATCTGCCGAGAGCCCTAACTCTTTTAAAAGAAAAGGGTTTTTGGATTTATGGACTCGAAGAGAAGGGTTCAAAGGATCTATGGGAAGTGAGTTTTGCCGACAAAGTGGCTCTTGTCGTGGGCTCCGAGGGGCGAGGTATCCGCACCTCGGTGAGAGGTCAATGTGACCAATTTGTGAGCATTTTCCAGAGGCAAAAGGGGGCGAGTTACAACGCCAGCGTCGCCGCATCCCTGGCTCTGGGAGAGTTCTTTCGACAGCACAAAACCCCTTGA
- a CDS encoding sigma-54-dependent Fis family transcriptional regulator — protein sequence MIKNSPRILVVDDETAICQVLSASLRDEGYQVQTAKDGLRGLQAIEQFRPAIVLLDIWMPGEMDGLEVLKRAKSRFPGTQYIIMSGHGTIETAVKATKLGAWDFVEKPLSMDKILILIKNILSFENERGEKNALLNRLRKNIAIIGESKSMVVLKQMISRVAPTDSWVLITGENGTGKELVAQNIHYLSPRAGRPLIEVNCAAIPKDLIESELFGYEKGAFTGAEKGKKGKFDMANGGTLFLDEIADMSLDAQAKILRILQERKFQRVGGNETIEVDVRVVAATNKNLEEEIKEGRFREDLYYRLNVIPFYVPALRERIEDIPGLVVHFGDQIASQGGYRRKILSEAAMEGLKSYSWPGNVRELRNFVERLYILTPGDFIEDHDLRFAGLTESTDPATGDLLPTFREARAQFERDFLLKKIGENNGNISKTAEAIGLERSYLHRKIKSYGIEI from the coding sequence ATGATTAAAAATTCACCTCGTATTTTGGTGGTCGATGATGAAACTGCAATCTGCCAGGTGCTGTCTGCTTCGTTGCGGGATGAGGGCTACCAGGTCCAGACGGCCAAAGATGGCCTGAGGGGCCTTCAGGCGATTGAGCAGTTTAGACCAGCCATTGTCCTACTAGATATTTGGATGCCGGGTGAAATGGATGGATTGGAAGTCTTGAAGCGAGCCAAATCCCGCTTTCCTGGCACCCAGTACATCATCATGTCAGGTCATGGAACAATTGAGACGGCGGTTAAGGCCACTAAGCTTGGCGCTTGGGACTTTGTTGAAAAGCCCCTCTCCATGGATAAGATTTTAATTCTCATCAAGAATATTCTTTCCTTTGAAAACGAGAGGGGCGAAAAGAACGCTCTTCTCAATCGTTTGCGGAAGAACATCGCCATTATTGGCGAGTCAAAGAGTATGGTGGTTCTGAAGCAGATGATTTCTCGGGTGGCACCCACGGACTCGTGGGTCCTGATTACTGGTGAAAACGGTACGGGTAAAGAGTTAGTGGCTCAGAATATCCACTACTTGAGTCCTCGAGCGGGAAGACCCTTGATAGAGGTCAATTGCGCGGCCATCCCAAAGGACCTCATTGAGTCCGAGCTGTTTGGCTATGAAAAGGGCGCCTTTACTGGAGCGGAAAAGGGTAAGAAAGGTAAGTTTGATATGGCCAATGGCGGCACTCTCTTTCTCGATGAGATTGCCGACATGAGCTTAGATGCTCAAGCTAAAATCTTGCGAATCCTTCAGGAGCGAAAGTTTCAAAGGGTCGGTGGCAACGAAACGATTGAAGTGGATGTGCGGGTAGTAGCTGCGACCAACAAGAATCTCGAAGAGGAAATCAAAGAGGGCCGGTTTCGCGAGGACCTCTATTATCGGCTCAACGTGATTCCCTTTTATGTACCCGCCCTTCGTGAACGTATCGAAGATATTCCAGGTTTGGTTGTTCATTTTGGTGATCAGATTGCCAGCCAGGGTGGATACCGGCGCAAAATTCTCTCAGAAGCGGCGATGGAAGGCTTGAAGTCTTATTCGTGGCCGGGGAACGTGCGCGAATTGAGAAACTTTGTAGAAAGGCTGTACATTCTCACACCGGGTGATTTTATTGAGGATCATGACCTTCGCTTTGCGGGCCTTACTGAAAGCACTGATCCAGCCACCGGCGATTTGTTGCCAACCTTTCGCGAGGCGCGTGCCCAGTTTGAGAGAGACTTCTTGCTTAAGAAGATTGGCGAAAACAATGGTAATATCAGCAAAACGGCTGAGGCCATTGGTCTTGAACGCAGCTATCTCCACCGCAAAATCAAATCATACGGCATCGAAATCTAG
- a CDS encoding twitch domain-containing radical SAM protein, which translates to MKHYITHPNEPEKDYQFWIWLLACLAMDQLLSNTPLPPTFCLYPWTQLATSATGRIRLCCHTPTLRDSSGSEVTLCNKGEIEATWNGEAMRAVRRSILNGQLPDLCRRCKLQEKQGLESRRLKTLRTRPPWTSDVEARVQSTHKTGYLPFPPASYDLRLGNVCNLKCVMCRPQLSTHWIPDAKAMVEMDRLPKSAKEHLQYSKQVNQTDYRWYESSDLVNYLHKNVQSIRQLYFAGGEPLLARQHWLILESCVAHGVAKSVDLTYDTNGTMINQECLQLWEQFNSLDLRISLDDLGEKLEYIRDGISFTKFLDLMSLLENWDYPRVEIRLLVTIQILNALDLVEICDWFWNQKWVQSRGDQVSIVWSFLEWPKSLSVGLLPEKTKIHIIDKVDKAMKTAKADHYDTPYYRSLCRLNSILPYAFSLWADEDSSMGEFFDFVSCLDQTRGHSWKHIFPELEELIE; encoded by the coding sequence ATGAAGCATTATATAACTCATCCCAATGAGCCTGAAAAGGATTATCAATTCTGGATTTGGCTGCTAGCCTGTTTAGCAATGGATCAACTACTTTCAAACACCCCACTACCTCCTACGTTTTGTCTCTACCCATGGACGCAATTGGCCACATCTGCCACTGGGCGGATTCGACTTTGTTGCCACACTCCCACCTTACGAGATTCCAGCGGATCAGAAGTCACCCTGTGCAATAAAGGCGAGATTGAAGCTACCTGGAACGGGGAAGCCATGAGGGCTGTGCGGAGGAGCATCCTGAATGGTCAATTGCCCGATCTTTGCCGTCGCTGCAAACTCCAGGAGAAGCAAGGTCTTGAGAGTCGAAGATTGAAAACTCTCCGCACCCGCCCCCCCTGGACCAGCGATGTTGAAGCCCGGGTTCAATCCACTCACAAGACAGGGTATCTACCTTTCCCACCGGCCAGCTATGATTTGCGCTTGGGTAACGTTTGTAATCTTAAGTGCGTTATGTGCAGACCTCAGCTTTCCACCCATTGGATCCCAGACGCCAAAGCAATGGTAGAGATGGACCGTTTGCCCAAGTCCGCCAAGGAACACCTCCAGTATTCCAAACAAGTCAACCAGACTGACTACAGATGGTACGAGAGTTCTGACCTGGTTAACTACCTTCACAAGAATGTTCAATCCATCCGCCAGCTCTACTTTGCAGGGGGAGAACCCCTGCTGGCCCGGCAGCATTGGTTGATTCTCGAGTCCTGCGTTGCCCATGGGGTGGCCAAGAGTGTGGATCTCACCTACGACACCAATGGCACCATGATCAACCAAGAATGCCTACAGCTGTGGGAGCAGTTTAACAGTCTGGATTTGAGAATTTCCCTCGATGATCTGGGAGAAAAGCTTGAGTACATTCGCGACGGGATTTCTTTTACAAAATTCCTTGATCTCATGAGTCTGCTGGAAAACTGGGATTATCCGCGCGTTGAAATTCGATTGCTGGTGACAATCCAGATACTGAATGCCCTGGATTTAGTCGAAATTTGTGATTGGTTTTGGAATCAGAAATGGGTTCAATCCCGAGGGGACCAGGTATCGATCGTCTGGAGTTTTTTGGAGTGGCCAAAGAGCTTGTCGGTTGGTCTGCTTCCAGAAAAGACAAAAATCCACATCATTGACAAGGTGGATAAGGCCATGAAAACAGCAAAGGCTGATCACTACGACACCCCCTATTATCGTTCCCTTTGTCGACTTAATTCCATACTCCCTTATGCATTTAGCCTGTGGGCAGATGAGGATTCTTCAATGGGCGAATTTTTTGATTTCGTGAGTTGCCTTGATCAAACCAGAGGTCACAGCTGGAAACACATCTTTCCTGAGCTGGAGGAGCTGATCGAGTGA
- a CDS encoding PAS domain-containing protein — MTRDEHGPRTGDIQEKQKRKREILALIPLGLLFLVLTWIEFQLFGYSQSLPFVHSVFFFGLVNFNIVILLLLLFLIFRNIVKVFAEKQGGVMGSTLKGKLIAAFVAFSTIPTILMFLISVFYINSSFDKWFNEKISGVLKSALEVTNAYVLSAKKKNYHFANQIATELKRQEGSDTIRLQLSELREKYRLDAVEFYPSLFGERLIEVSRADAIPEVPRASMEFLQKGIEQGHEGSTLHHFAEGNLVRVIVPVANKGAVVVSSYIPMSLLAKMDAIMGAYEDFRDLNPIEYPLKSIYLIILILMTLVILLAATWFGFYLARQLSVPLERLGEATKRLAKGDYQLVEATAGSAEMGHLIESFNSMTRQLETSEREVLAANRTLQETLERLDEHSKYIEVVLSNASTGVVSVDERGIITMVNHHAAELLEIEPSTLVGKKAKDVLSPEYYGIFDDLLRSMKQHNAVSIEKEVHINVNGRTVPLRMTLSVLYDDNKRELGKVLVFDDLTPILSAQRAAAWTEVARRIAHEIKNPLTPIKLAAQRLEKKFGTQIEDSAFKESIHMIIEQVDDMKTLVNEFSSFARMPKSNPQVGDLNKVIQEAMVLFKTGERGQRLTFQPDEELPRFRFDHDQLKRAVTNLIDNALGATQRLSHPRVDVQTEFDPLLKIVRLTVADNGEGINRQMRSRIFEPYVTTKEQGTGLGLAIVKRTIEDHNGFIRALPNQPRGTKMVIELPVIEVDHEQSMVRTLVRREEQGI, encoded by the coding sequence ATGACCCGAGATGAACATGGGCCTCGAACAGGCGACATTCAAGAAAAGCAAAAGCGGAAGAGAGAGATCCTAGCTCTCATTCCGCTTGGCCTGTTATTCCTTGTTCTGACCTGGATCGAGTTTCAGCTCTTTGGCTACAGTCAGTCCCTGCCCTTTGTTCACTCTGTATTTTTCTTTGGTCTCGTCAATTTCAACATTGTTATTCTCCTGCTCCTGCTGTTTCTGATTTTTCGCAACATTGTAAAGGTCTTTGCGGAGAAGCAGGGCGGAGTCATGGGGAGCACCCTTAAAGGTAAGCTCATTGCCGCATTTGTGGCCTTCAGTACCATCCCTACCATATTGATGTTTTTGATTTCGGTCTTTTACATTAACTCCAGTTTTGACAAATGGTTCAACGAGAAGATCTCCGGAGTTCTAAAGAGCGCTCTGGAGGTTACCAATGCCTATGTATTGTCGGCCAAAAAGAAGAACTATCACTTTGCCAACCAGATTGCGACTGAGCTGAAGCGTCAGGAGGGCAGCGATACAATTCGGCTTCAACTGAGCGAGTTGCGTGAGAAGTACCGCTTGGATGCGGTGGAGTTTTATCCGTCTTTATTTGGTGAGCGTCTCATTGAGGTGTCTCGGGCGGATGCCATTCCTGAGGTTCCTCGGGCCTCGATGGAGTTTCTGCAAAAGGGGATTGAGCAGGGGCATGAAGGTAGCACTCTCCACCATTTTGCTGAGGGCAACCTGGTGCGAGTGATCGTACCTGTGGCCAATAAAGGTGCTGTTGTTGTATCCAGCTACATCCCCATGTCCCTTCTGGCCAAGATGGACGCCATCATGGGTGCCTATGAGGACTTTCGCGATCTCAACCCAATCGAATATCCGCTTAAGTCCATCTATTTGATTATTCTGATCCTTATGACCCTGGTTATTCTGCTGGCTGCAACCTGGTTTGGCTTTTATCTTGCCCGGCAGTTATCGGTCCCTCTTGAGAGACTGGGAGAGGCAACCAAGAGATTGGCCAAGGGAGACTACCAGTTGGTCGAGGCAACGGCCGGTTCTGCGGAGATGGGGCATCTCATCGAGAGTTTTAACTCAATGACCAGACAGCTGGAAACCTCCGAGCGGGAGGTGTTGGCTGCCAACCGCACCCTTCAGGAGACGCTCGAACGCCTCGATGAGCACTCCAAATACATTGAGGTTGTGCTCTCAAATGCAAGCACAGGAGTGGTGTCTGTCGATGAAAGGGGCATTATCACCATGGTCAACCACCATGCAGCGGAGCTTTTGGAAATCGAACCCTCCACATTGGTTGGCAAAAAGGCCAAGGACGTTCTTAGTCCCGAGTATTATGGAATTTTCGACGACTTGCTCAGATCAATGAAGCAGCACAATGCGGTCAGTATTGAAAAAGAAGTCCATATTAATGTGAATGGACGGACCGTTCCTTTGAGAATGACCTTGAGCGTGCTCTACGATGACAATAAGAGGGAGTTGGGCAAGGTCTTGGTTTTTGATGATCTTACGCCGATATTGAGTGCCCAGCGGGCGGCGGCCTGGACAGAGGTGGCAAGGCGGATCGCCCATGAAATCAAGAATCCTCTGACGCCAATTAAGTTAGCGGCGCAGAGATTAGAGAAGAAGTTTGGCACCCAGATTGAGGATTCGGCTTTTAAGGAGTCCATTCACATGATTATCGAACAGGTCGATGACATGAAGACCCTGGTTAATGAGTTTAGTAGTTTCGCTCGTATGCCCAAGTCCAACCCTCAGGTTGGGGACCTTAATAAAGTCATTCAGGAAGCCATGGTTTTGTTTAAGACCGGCGAGCGAGGTCAACGTCTGACCTTCCAGCCGGATGAAGAGCTTCCGCGCTTTCGCTTTGATCATGATCAATTGAAGAGGGCCGTGACGAACCTCATTGATAATGCCTTGGGTGCGACTCAGCGCTTGAGTCACCCGAGGGTCGATGTGCAAACTGAATTTGACCCATTGCTTAAGATTGTACGTCTAACAGTTGCCGACAATGGCGAGGGCATTAATCGACAGATGAGGTCGAGGATTTTTGAGCCCTATGTCACGACTAAAGAACAGGGCACGGGCTTAGGTCTGGCCATTGTAAAAAGAACAATAGAAGACCACAATGGCTTTATCCGGGCCTTGCCAAACCAGCCCCGTGGTACAAAGATGGTGATTGAATTGCCGGTGATTGAAGTGGATCACGAACAGTCTATGGTTAGGACCTTGGTCCGGCGAGAGGAACAGGGAATATGA